The stretch of DNA accttaatttgcggcagcaaaGATGattagagttgctgaaagactattATATCACCATACTATATCATCCAAGGAAGTCCAATGTAGTGGaggatgcattgagtaggaaggctgagagtataggtagtttggcatatttaacggtagcagagaggccactagccatggatgttcaggctttggccaatcagtttgtgagatttgGATGTTTCAAAGTCTTGCTTGCGTTGTGGCTCATTTATTATTGTTtgagcgtatcaaggctcgctagtttgacgatcctcacttgttggtattGAGGGACACAGTGCAAGGGGGTGGTgataaggaggttgtgattggtaaTGGTGGTGTTACACGGCTTCAAGGTCGggtttgtgttccaaatgttggcTGGTTGAATGGTTTGATCCtttaggaggcccatagttcgttgtattccatccatccgggcgccgcgaagatgtattagaatttgaggtagcactattggtagcGGAGGATGAAGAGATATATTATTGAGTATATTTCTCGATGTTTGATCTGTCAGTATGTGAAGTACAAGTATCAGAGActcggtggtttgcttcagaggcttgacatctcggagtggaagtgagagcgtatcacgatggattttgtagttggactcccacggaccttgaggaaatttgatgcagtataTGTTATTGTGGaaagactgaccaagtctgcatatTTCGTTTCaattgtgactacctattcttcagagtggctGGCTTagatttacatttgtgagattgttcgccttcatggtatgCCGGTGTCTATCATCTCGGATCGAGACACTCAGTTTACGTTGCAATTTTGGAGAGcggtgcagtgagagttgggcacacgggaagagttgagtacaacatttcaaccTCAAACGGAAGGGCAAtatgagcacactattcagataagAGGACATGTTTCGTGCCTACGTTATGGATTTCAGAGAttcatgggatcaatttcttTCATTAGCAGAGTTTGCCTGCAACAAAAACTTCCAGTAGAGTATTTAGATAGCTCTTTATaattatgaggccttatataggaggAGATGTTGTTCTCCAGTTTGTTGGTTTGGGCCTCGGGagtctaggttgttgggcactgatttggtccgtgATACTATGGAGAAGGTCAAGGtgattcaagagcgacttcgtacagctcagtctagacagaagagttatgtgaatCGGAAGGTCCGATATGTAGAttacatggtgggtgagaaggttctgcttagagtttcacccatgatgggtgtgatgaggttcgggaagaagggcaagctgagccctcgatatattggcccttttgaagtgcttgagagagttggagaggtgtcCAACTGACTTGCCTTACCATCTAGTCTATTGAGTGTTCACCTAGtgttttatgtttctatgctccgaaagtattatggtgatctgtcacatgttttggacttcagcacggttcagttagatggggacttgacttatgatgtggagctgatgaccattttggaccggcaggttcAAAACTTGAGGTCggagaatatagcttcagtgaaggttcagtggagaggtcagccagttgaggaagCTACTTAGGATACAGAGCATAAGAtgtagagcagatatccacacctatttgagactctaggtatgattctatacctgttcgaggacgaatgtttgtttaagagggggagaatgtaagatcCCGGCCAGTCATTTGTGTATTGTAGCCTCATTTCCCTATTTGTTGTCTCTTATATGTTCATTTGTggatatgtgacttgccggggtggttggatcGGGTTTGGAAAAGTTTCGagatgaattgggatacttagtcccaaggttgaaagcttaagttgaaagagctaatcagagtttgacttttatatagaagactctagaatagagttttgatgatttcagttgttttgtatggtaattttggacttaggcgtatgtacggatgttgatttggagatccgtagatTGATTTGATACTTTTTGGCGACAATTAGGATGTTGAAGGTTTGCAacggttgagaggtttgaccgagagttgactttattgatatcgaattcagattttggttctgggaattagaataggtccgttgtgtcatttgggacttgcataaaaaatttgagatcattcagaattgatttgatatagttcatcatgagttttagaagttggaagttcattagttttattaggattgaattggatgcgattcgtgattttgatgttgtttgatgtgatttgaggtttcgagtaagttcatattgtattttaggacttttgGTTTGTTTGGATAGGGTTCCGGGGGCCTAGGGTGTGATTCGAATGATTGGCGGATCATGTTTGGACTTGGGGGAAATGCTGAAGGTTGcaggttctggtgcaatcgcacctgcgaggatctcGCCGCAGGTGAGAGGCCACAGAAGTGGCTTGGttatcgcagaagcgggattGGCTGGAGATGGGGAGGAGCACAGGTGCAAGGGATTTTCCGCATCTGGGAGCCCACATATGAGGGACATTAAGGCGCAGGTGTGCATGCGTAAATCCGCAAAGgagaccgcagaagtggaaggtTGCTGGAAGGtcaggagccgcagatgcggaagcagTCCACATAAACAGACTCACAAATGCTGTGGAAGTTCCGCAAAAATAGAGGGTCAACTTTTGAAAGAAGCCCCAGATGCGACCACATTCCGCAGATGCGTTTAAGTGAGCTGTAGGtgaggaatcactgggcagaacataaaaatgagggtttggtcatttttctcattttggatttGTGGAGCTTGGCTAagggcgatttttgggagactttttgctacaattgaagaggtaagtaaaGTTTGATCACTTTTAatgatagatattgattacccatttatcattacacctagtttatgtaaATTTGAAGTAAAATTTGAGGATTTTAGGCCATggtattggagagtgagatttgatgatttgagggtcgatttgttgatggaattggataaaattagtatggctagactcgtaattgaatgggtgatcaaaatttgtgaattttatcgggtttcggGGTGCAAGCCcaaggttgaccttttgggttgactttgcatattttattcaagactttagctttattgtttggaattattttctatgactattattgatggtattaagttgctttggctagatttgagtcgctCGTATTCCGATTCGGGTGGCAAGGGatattttgagtattgatttgcatgttttgaggtaagtaacatatctaaaatCAGATTTGAGAGAAATTAACCATGGGAACTACGTCATATGAAAGTTATCGAGGTGACGCacgcgctaggtgacgggcatgtgtgcGTACAACGGTGTGTTCATGATTTGAGGTGGCCTTTAGACTATTATGAGATTGGTTGACTATCATGCCTTGTTTTATCCGTCTTTCTAAACCTATATGTTCATTTAAGTTCtgattcatgttaaaaatcatgtctaGGGTATGTGCTATTTGTTCGAGACTAGATATGATTATTCTTGTTAATTTTGAGATATTTGCCCTGTTTGTACGCATGTTCTCAGTTATGATGCTACATCCGTGTTTGATGCTATTATGACTTACCTGCTTTTACTATTTCTTTATGTTATGAACTGTTACTGGTTATTGATATTGGTCTCTCACTGTTATTTCTGaattcgtcactactttcagcccacagttatttttgttacttattgagtacatgagctcatactatactctgcacttcgtgtgcagatccagttacTTTCGGATGAGGTGATCTCTAGAGTTATGTTGCTACCAGCttttgggagactacgaggtagctgttaTACCATatgcagaccttgaagtccttttttattatttctattattactgTTCTactattcagatagttgtattgaGAATTTGGCCTTGCATTTTCTATACGCATTAATGCCCATGTGCTCGATTAaggctgtgcataatttggtaaataccgaattatcgtGCCGCAACCAAAAGTTTTGGTaagtattcgatattttggtattcggtatggtatttggtttaaattttaaaaaataaatggtATTaagtatggtatttggtattttaaaataaaataccgaaatatcgataccataccgaaatatatattatattacacaatacacattttattaattattacataaatataagacatctaaaattttacttttctttattctctaagttcatcaatttactctaagcaagtaacaagatatttctctaagttttctctctctaggttggtatttgctgattttggacaaaacttttgtcgacgaacctttttaattttatacttttgagtactttaattaagaatattaccgtctatgactctatgcactagttagtattcaaaccgaataaatcgaAGTTAGCGAACCGAATAAACTGAAAGCGAAAggagaaaaaccgaaccatatcgaatttaattaggtacggtaatTGTATACCATTTTACGAAACCGAATACCAAAAATACCGAACCAAAATATCTAAGTAtcgtaccgtaccgaccgacgGACACCCCTATGCTCGATGACACCAAATCTTTGGGATGGTTGTAGCAATGTTTTTGTTACTTTCTGAGCTATTTTATGATATTTTCGATGTTGAGTTATTAAACTTTATTTTATCAAATTCGTTGTTTTCATGTGACTGTTGGCTAATAAGTAGTGTTAGACGCCTTCGCGTCTCCGATAGAAGTTGGTCCGTGACAAAGATACCTCAACACTTTTGGTTCAACAGCAAAGGCAAGGGAcactggggggagggggggagtgTGGTAGGAGCATGTCACGCGTCAAAAATCTACCTGTTAAACCAAGTATGATACTTAAACCAATTATCATCCCGAATTTCTAAACTGTAACAGAGCGTGTTTCTCTGTCCGAAAAAAAAGAACATccaaaaatataagaaaaaacaTAGAGATCctgaaagaaagaaaagactAAAAAGGAGCCTATATTTCACTATTGATGTGTAACTCCGAAACTATGCGGTATAAACACTAAGGCAGCTAGTGACATGGTATTGTGTCTGATGAAGTTCTCATCAAATGTCAGATTTCATGTTTGAGATATAGTTGACCAAAATGATAGAAAAGAATTGCAAAGAATCATGCACCAGTAATAGCCAAACCTGAAAAAGTACACTAATGGGTGTTTATGATCAAAACTCAAGGATGTTAATTATCAAAAAAGGAAAAACCACTGGTTAGAATTATCATACAAGCTTCATTTAGAAAGAAAAACGACTTATCAATTCACCCCTTTGCCAAGTCAAATGAAGTGGAGATGAACCGCAACGGCTAAACTACTAGAATTGGGGCAGTTTAATGAATTTTTATAGGTTCTCTTTCAATTTTTCAGCATTGAGTAGCTCAGATTTTTATGTTTATGTCTTTGTACCTActtatatacggtcaaaaccaaGTTTTTCCTTCGTGTAATTAGTCAAGATGGGAGCATGATGGACCGAGGGTCGTCATTATAATTTCAAGCTGTGATGTGAAGTtgggttatcgagctcaagatccagggaccgatcaataccgagttcgagtcaatatcgagatcGATACCCAGAGACCAATTAATATCAAGCTtgaatcaatatcgagctcgagtccatatcgagctcgagtcccagagaccgatcaagcttgagtcaatatcaagctcgaatcaatatcgagctcgagtcaataacGAGCTCGAgtcccagagaccgatcaagctcgagtcaatatcaagcttaagacccagagaccgactaatacagagaccgaccaataccgagaccTACCAAGATCGAGAACGAGCCaagagacaaagagccgttgtagTCGCACTAGggaagagaatctcggcggaaatcaagGAAAcgctaattaactaatctatcatgggatccccactatatatttttaattatatccaaagtagggtTCCTCCACCATATGAAGAGTGGCAATCATTTGTGAAACGGACATTGAAATATATTGAGACACCCTCACATCCAGAGATTATTAAGATTTACACACATATAgaaaatattattcttttttgaGTTTTGGACATTGATTCATATTGTTTTCTTATCATTCATTCTTTACTCAAATTGGTTTGGTATTCAttcctttttacagtcaatattcgatatatttctacttatcttttcaatttgtatcaagttatatcacgtattcttagaactacgtataaattcaactctatccgtttttcgggtaaataatttggcgcccaccgtggggctaaggataatagtggttatttggtgcGAATCTCtgtgaaacacactattttatacttgctcttggaagtgtctttgatttcaggttaaaaatgacgaactctcaattaatggtcCTATCTATCgataacgaagctggccttcaagatgagaataacaacctgacgcatggggatgaaaggccactcgtcgacCCCGTTGGAACTCGAGCCgtagatccaattgacgttaatttACATGTGGCCATCGATGTGAACTAACGTTCCGACCCCgaaaaataacattcatggtggaactctatctgcagttcgaaatacccaaaatattggaGAAGATGAGATCAGCCTgctatgattttcgaaatgttgcaagctcaataggtagcaatagctcagttgcatagccaaacccaggcaccgagcagggccGAGCCCGATCCACCCTAAGAAGTCACCCATAAAACGGGGCCAgttgtagtaaggtcaaatgaacaagaattggggactaatcccgaaattattagAATAATCGAGGAACTCATAAAACAAATAtagtcaggagaaaagaggattgaagcaaaggataaaaaagtagaaacttataactccagggttgattagatcccgggggcactaccagtatTGAAGagcttggattccaaaaatttcATGCAAAAGACTTCCCCCctcccccgagcgcggctcccaaaccgatccccaagaagttttgcatgcccgaaattcctaaatataatgggacgaccgaccccaacgaacatgtcacctcttacacgtgtgccattaaagggaacgatcaagaagacgacgagatcgaattcgtattattgaagaagttctgGGAAACGCTGTCAaaaggggcaatgatatggtatcataatttaccaacTAACACTATCGATTATttttttctatgcttgcagattctttcataaaagcACACGCCAGAGCCATAAAggccgagaccaggaagtcggaccttttcaaggtaaggcaaaaagataacgagatgctaagagagttcgtatctcatttccaaatggaacgaatggatctaccaccggtcacagatgattggactggtcaagctttcactcaaggactgaacgaacgaagctcgatggcttcacgacagttagaatttgatcgagtacccggttGTTACCTGTGctgatgtacacaatcgatatcaatcaaagattagagtcaAAGATGAATAGTTGGGTTTCGGGTCCGTTActaaaagggacatcgaccgagaaccaaggtcgaacaaggACCGATATCGATCGTATAACAGAGATCGCAGGGGTACTGAACATGTATGCAACTCTGTATGAggcgaaaggagaagtgatcgagtcCAAATGTCTtgggggctgatgaacaagaatgggttcgacaggcataccaggcctaaggaagcaccacgtgtcacgcctcctttttcccgaggggataagggatatgggagtttttccaatttaagtgacattattcgaaatgggattatttatttattcagagtcgccacttggaataatttatggtgtctcaagtcaccgatttattttagaattccaaatcgaggaaatttgactcttatttttggtctgcgaacacagaagaccgggtaaggaattctgttaacctgggagaaggtgtgaggcactcccgagttctgtggttttagcacagtcgcttaaaaattaatacttggcgtaattatctgatttattacatgttttaaacccattgtgcatttttgtcttttaccacttttttaatatttatggaatttatttgaacaagtcgcgatgtcgcacacttatcattttggtatacattgcaaaccgcgccacgtgaaacgcacccgcgatttacaacatgtttatttttattttaatttgaagttatggtcaagtcgcgtgaaacgcgcacttgaattggggtttacgtatcatgactatgccacaggaaccgtatccatagtcacgatgatttattattaatcgcgcctaaatcaaGCTGCGGTGTTCGAATATTactcaattactaattttgacattattgtaaggtcatgaggtatgtatattgttatggaggaaatgaagtaaattaattatgaaaaaagttggctagcttgtgaatgtttatttgtttttggtcatgtgcaacaattagcccataaataTACTAGAAAAGTTCAATTAAAGTGttacaccaatcatggcccaacctaatatattataattttactgctaaccaatatttaaaattagactaaatttatggcagGAAAAGATAGATACAGGCAGGATcaatttagtcactaagataggagatcaaaatgaaactaaagcatgctaaaatggaaagtcattacttcattgaataaacaagaaaagtaaagaattaatacatattcatcaataaaattaactgtatgaactactaaaaaggacaataaattaatcttaacaaatactcaacatgagaacaaattaatcttagcacactcagatgcgaactcgatcatatcatactcaaagttaaattaaaacaaaGTGACCTAAAACATTAatgagaaaaaaaatagaaagagaagtgaacctttgtattgatgattgtggatttaaattacaaTCACTTAATGATCGGATAGCTCTCAACTGGACCCTTCGGACCACGGAAAACTCGAGCGGcaaatctcaacttgcaacctcaatcgaccttgcaaaactaacgatttagtggctatttttggagtggttatttttggaagattttggggAGGGGAGGAGGGGTTAATGATAACTCAAAAGTGGTCAAGGGCTGGTGGTTTTGGGGTGGTGAAgctgctggatttttcgaaagaaagccgaagaaagaatgacacgaatagaaatTTTCGTATCCTAGAAGAAGATAAATAAAtttttctcaattccttcctccctattttttcctttctctctctctttttttcatcacatttctcttctatttatagaaaaaaattcaaaattttcagatttttattttttatttatttttttatttttaattaaaaaatatttccacttcccatttttcttatttttttaaaaaataattccccactttcctttaattttattttttaatttctcactttttttacttttaatatatttaaaatcccacttttttacttttctttttttatttctcacttattttactttcctttttttatttcccacttacttttacttttttttaaaaaaaaaatcagatacctttacttttattttttaattccaactttattttactttttattttttaaatttccacattcttttacttttattttttttaattttccactttcttttactttttttattaaacaatttctacctacttttacttttactttttaattttatatttctacctttcctattttttaattcccatccgaattttttttttaaaaaaaaattaatttttatttattttcggtttttaattcgttttatttaaaaataaagataaaaataataataaaaataatactaataataataattgaccttttaaattattaataattttttctatgtataagtgtaacaaagctaaaaaatatatatatattaaattctgaaaatatttacatagtagaaggtgataaaaattcaaatatagtaaaaaattaggtgctcacagcttcccctatttgcttggaaacatgaagagttttcaggcaaagactaggtgagccacgtgactaattttttatcaaaccattattcaaaaggaaaagaaataaaagatagggtgcaaccgagtcttggttttggacagcctatatatcccgggttataggagAATCAGgttgcgtgtagttcaaggagaatggtggaatgatgagttgaggagtcgagtgaggttccgtcgaggctccggtccgcggtcctgctattatatcaaaataaaaataaaaactaaacaagcctatcaattatgagttacaagattcctatctatgagtcttcagaaacttgatcttgagtcttaactggttcttcatgcagactctgatctaaaccttgatgatcgctagctgtaggttctagttcattgtgctatagcttcttctaatcaaatcGGAACTCCAATGCTcatggcttcagtcatgtcttagcattccacatcttttcaattgcttttgcattttggattcactttttttttcttttcttttattctgaattgagacttcttcttttggtcatctcgaaccatgtgcctcgaggtaaaacctactcagatacCAAAACAAACAATCGAACAAAATTCTTTTGCCCCAGTTTgtactagaaaaat from Nicotiana tomentosiformis chromosome 11, ASM39032v3, whole genome shotgun sequence encodes:
- the LOC138901652 gene encoding uncharacterized protein, which gives rise to MEKVKVIQERLRTAQSRQKSYVNRKVRYVDYMVGEKVLLRVSPMMGVMRFGKKGKLSPRYIGPFEVLERVGEYYGDLSHVLDFSTVQLDGDLTYDVELMTILDRQVQNLRSENIASVKVQWRGQPVEEAT